CTTTTTTTTTAATTTTAGTTTATAGTTTATTACAAGTTTATAGTTTATAGTTTAGGACACCCATTTAGGTTAATAAAATCAAGGCAAATTTAAAGAATATAGCGAAGTTTTGTCAATAATACAGCGAAGTCTTGTCAACAATATAGCGAAGTTTTGTCAGAATACAACGAAGTCTTGTCAACAATATAGCGAAGTTTTGTCAGAATACAGCGAAGTTTTGTCAAGATTGTGAAAATATTCTATAAAGTCTTTATAATCAAGGCTTTTTAAGTAATACAACGAAGTTTTGTCAAAGAATACAGCGAAGTTTTGTCAATAAAAAAATCCATATTTTTTTAATACAACGAAGTTTTGTCAAAGAAAATACAGCGAAAAAAATAAAAAAATTCGTTGTATATTTAGGTTAAATAATGTATATTATAATTAAATTATTAAATTATATTTGGAGGAAAATATGTCAGAAAAACATGAAATGGTAGAATATTCAAAAGACATTGCTACAAGTATCAATGAATATTCAGCTTATGAGCTAGATATTTTCTTAGTTATAGTTTTTGTTTCAAGAAATATATTAAAACATGACGAAGTATCTGAATTAGACAATCTAAAATTAGAGCTTCCAGTTTATATGGTTAAAAAATTATTATCTGGAACACATAATTCAAGAATAAAAAAAGCTTTAGATAATATTTTTGATACTAAAGTATATTTAAAAAATGATAGATACACAGAAGTGAGACATATGTTTGAAAGACTTCATTATAGTGATGACTATAAGAATATTTTTTTTGAATTAAAAAAAGATTATATAAAATTATTTTATAATTTGACTGGAAACTTCACTCAACATAAAATAAAAGAGTTTACTTCATTAAGAAGTAGATATGCCAAGAGAATCTATCAGTTAATAATGTCTTATAAAGGTTTATATAAATGGGAGTTTGAAGCAAAAGAATTTAGAAAAATATTGGATATACCTGATTCTTATAGTTGGCCAGATCTTGATATAAAAATAATAAAAAAAGTATCTAAAGAGTTGGAAGAGACTACAAATATAAAAAATATAGCAATAGATAAAATAAAAAATGGTAGAGTTATAGAAAAGGTAGTTTTAAAATGGACGTTTAAAACTCCAGAAGTTTTAGAAGAAAATGATGGAGAAGAGACTAAAGTTATAGAAAATTTAGTTGATAATGATGAAGAGCTAAAAGAAAGAAGAAAATTATCAGAAGAAAGTGAAATAATGATAAGAGCTTTTAATAATTTTAATGATGCTATAAAAGAAATTATGCTTGAAAAGGCTAGGAATTATTTTTTAAAAGAATTAGGGAAAGATACTATGGATGGTTATACTAAGAGAATATGGGATAGTGTAAAAAATATTTATATAATAAAAGCTATGAAGGGCGAAATATAAATTAGAAAAGAAAAAGATATACAAATTTCCTAAAGGAATCCCGTCAGGTTTTCTCCCAATAACAACGGTAGAAACTTAAAAGTTATCATCTAACTTAATAAAATCAATACTTTTAGTCTAATATTCTAAAAAATATAAAATTTCTTGATTTTGATTTAAAGATTTCTTTAAATAGTAAACTTCAAACTAGAGAGAGAATAATTCTATTTGGAAAGTTAGCTGCTATAGAAAATATGGAAGATTTAAAAAAGTTAGAAAAAAAAATAATGGAGATATATTATGGAAAATAACGAAATAAAGAATTTAGATATTCAAGGGAATTGTACTTATATCATAAGTTTAATAGAGACTTCAAAATCTAGTACCTTAAAAGCAATAAATTCAGAGCTGATAATTCTATATTGGAAAATAGGTGAATATATTCAAAAAGATATTTTAGATAAAGCAGATAAAATATATGGTGAAAATATTGTTGTAGAATTATCTAAGCGTTTAACTTCTCATTATGGAAGAGGATTTAGTAAAAGTGGTCTTTCAAGAATGATTAATTTTTATAGAAAATTTAAAGATTTTGAGATTGTTGCGACACTGTCGCAACAATTATCTTGGTCACATTTTGTAGAATTAATTAAGATAGAAAATGAATTAAAAAGAGAGTTTTATGTAGCAATGACTATAAATGAAGGGTGGTCTGTTAGAGTTTTTAAAGATAGAATTAATTCAATGCTATTTGAGAGAACTGCAATTTCTAAAAAGCCAGAAGAAACAATAAAAAAAGATTTAAAACTTTTATCTAATCAGAAAATAATGACTGAATCTCTTTTTATCAAAGATCCATATATTTTAGATTTTTTAGGGCTAGAGGATAGTTATTCTGAAAAAGATTTAGAAGATAGAATTTTACAAGAGTTAGAGAAATTCCTTTTAGAATTTGGAAGTGATTTTGCCTTTATGGGAAGACAAAAAAGAATTCAAATAGGAAATAAAGATTATTATTTAGATCTTCTTTTT
This portion of the Candidatus Cetobacterium colombiensis genome encodes:
- a CDS encoding PDDEXK nuclease domain-containing protein codes for the protein MENNEIKNLDIQGNCTYIISLIETSKSSTLKAINSELIILYWKIGEYIQKDILDKADKIYGENIVVELSKRLTSHYGRGFSKSGLSRMINFYRKFKDFEIVATLSQQLSWSHFVELIKIENELKREFYVAMTINEGWSVRVFKDRINSMLFERTAISKKPEETIKKDLKLLSNQKIMTESLFIKDPYILDFLGLEDSYSEKDLEDRILQELEKFLLEFGSDFAFMGRQKRIQIGNKDYYLDLLFYHRKMRRLVLIELKLGEFEPQYKGQVELYLKWLSKYEKQEFEEEPIAIILCASKDSEEIELLGLTEGNIRVSEYLASLPPKKLLEEKLHKAIIEAKELVTQK
- a CDS encoding replication initiation protein, whose product is MSEKHEMVEYSKDIATSINEYSAYELDIFLVIVFVSRNILKHDEVSELDNLKLELPVYMVKKLLSGTHNSRIKKALDNIFDTKVYLKNDRYTEVRHMFERLHYSDDYKNIFFELKKDYIKLFYNLTGNFTQHKIKEFTSLRSRYAKRIYQLIMSYKGLYKWEFEAKEFRKILDIPDSYSWPDLDIKIIKKVSKELEETTNIKNIAIDKIKNGRVIEKVVLKWTFKTPEVLEENDGEETKVIENLVDNDEELKERRKLSEESEIMIRAFNNFNDAIKEIMLEKARNYFLKELGKDTMDGYTKRIWDSVKNIYIIKAMKGEI